The genome window TTATAAGCAAAGTATTAAAGTTGCGGAAGAAAATGGAGTTCTTGGAGATGTTCTTGGTGAAATGGCAAGTTTCCTGCTTTATCAAGATCGGGTTGTTAAAAAAGTGCAAAAAGCGATGGTTTATCCAGTTATGATTTTGTCAATTTCAATTTTGATGGTTGCAATAATGCTAACTGTTGTTGTTCCAAAAATTACAGCAATGTTTGTCCAAATGAAACAGGAAATTCCTGCTTTAACTCAATTTGTAATTGATGCTGGTGATTTTCTCGGAAATTATTGGATTCATCTTGCTATTCTTTTTGTAATTATTAGTTCAATTTTCTCCTTTTTTCTCAAAAATTCATACAGTTTCCGCTATCGCTTTCACATGATTTTATTAAAACTTCCTTTTCTAGGTCGTGTTTTGCAAACTTCGGAATTGACTAGATTTGCCTATGTTGCTTCTGTTCTTTTGCGGTCTGGAGTTACTTTTGTTCATACAATTCGACTTGCAGGAAATACTTTGAATAATCTTGTTTTGAAAGAGAAAATTTTAAATGCTTCAAAACTGGTTGTTGAGGGAAAACGATTTTCCGCAAGTCTCTTAAATGATAAGAGATATAAAATTGACAAATCTTTTGTTCAAGCAATCGCACTCGGTGAAGAGACAAGTGAAGTTTCTGCGATTTTAGACAATTTGGCGGCTCTTTATCAAGAAGAAAATAACGACTCAATCGATATGTTTTTGGCACTTCTTGAACCCGCACTTATGCTTTTTGTTGGGACTACAATTGGTATAATCGTTACGGCTATGTTGTTGCCAATATTCTCGTTAAATTTAGGAGGTATGTAATTGTTTCGTATTTTATTAGTTAGTCTCGTTTTTTCTCTCACTCTTTTTGGGCAAAATCCAGTAGAAAGTGTTAAATGGGAAGATGACAAAAGACTTGTCGTAACATTTAAAAACTGGATAAAAAGTGTTTCTGAATTTGCTTTTTATCACAAAGATAGCGGACTTCACAAATATATTTTTGATATAGATGAAGGTTTTGTTGATGGTGCTTTAATGAATTTAGAGGATACTCGTTTCGCTGACAGTATCGCAATTGGGCAATACAAACCTGACACACTCCGAATAACTTTCCGAAATAAAAAAGAGTTGAAAATAACAAGAAGAGTTTATAGAAAACAGATCTCTTTTATTTTTGGTGATGAAGAGAAAGTTGTTAAAAAACCTGAAGTTAAAAAGAGCAAAGTTGTTGAAAATCCGAAAAAGCAGGAAATCGTAAAATATACTCCAAAACCACAAGTTAAAAAAAGAGTCTCGAAAAACGATCGAAAAAATAAACTTATTGTTATAGATGCTGGTCATGGTGGAAAAGATGGTGGTGCTGTTTGTAAAGACAACAAAGCAATTGAGAAAAATATCGTTCTTGATATTGCACGATACACTGGTGAATATTTGGAAAAGATGGGATACAGAATTCACTTGACTCGAAGCAATGACACTTTTATAAAACTTGGAATGAGAACAAGAATTGCAAATAATAAAGAGGGAAAACTTTTTGTCTCAATTCATGCAAACTCGCTTCCAAAACGAAAAAATTTCAAGAGCAGAAATGGAATTGAAACTTACTTTTTAAGTCCTGCAAAAACTGAAAGAGCAAAAAGAGTTGCTGCAAAAGAGAACTCTGAAGATATGGATAATATGAGTCGAAAAGGTCGGAACAACTATATCAATATGTTGAGTCGAGAAAAGATTTTGCAATCTCATAAACTTGCAATTGATGTTCAAA of Thiovulum sp. ES contains these proteins:
- a CDS encoding type II secretory pathway, component PulF (PFAM: Bacterial type II secretion system protein F domain), whose translation is MIFKYKGIDREGKKVSGRIEASSSEEAKKRLKAKGIFYDKVSKASESFLQKLEKLRATQIENKKLSNLSRNLSIYLRSSIPILQAIKLAKTQTDETKMLDFLTSVETMLDEGSSFYGAIDTQTALILPDFYKQSIKVAEENGVLGDVLGEMASFLLYQDRVVKKVQKAMVYPVMILSISILMVAIMLTVVVPKITAMFVQMKQEIPALTQFVIDAGDFLGNYWIHLAILFVIISSIFSFFLKNSYSFRYRFHMILLKLPFLGRVLQTSELTRFAYVASVLLRSGVTFVHTIRLAGNTLNNLVLKEKILNASKLVVEGKRFSASLLNDKRYKIDKSFVQAIALGEETSEVSAILDNLAALYQEENNDSIDMFLALLEPALMLFVGTTIGIIVTAMLLPIFSLNLGGM
- a CDS encoding N-acetylmuramoyl-L-alanine amidase (PFAM: N-acetylmuramoyl-L-alanine amidase), whose protein sequence is MFRILLVSLVFSLTLFGQNPVESVKWEDDKRLVVTFKNWIKSVSEFAFYHKDSGLHKYIFDIDEGFVDGALMNLEDTRFADSIAIGQYKPDTLRITFRNKKELKITRRVYRKQISFIFGDEEKVVKKPEVKKSKVVENPKKQEIVKYTPKPQVKKRVSKNDRKNKLIVIDAGHGGKDGGAVCKDNKAIEKNIVLDIARYTGEYLEKMGYRIHLTRSNDTFIKLGMRTRIANNKEGKLFVSIHANSLPKRKNFKSRNGIETYFLSPAKTERAKRVAAKENSEDMDNMSRKGRNNYINMLSREKILQSHKLAIDVQSSIISHLRKYYYHIEDSGVRKAPFWVLVGANMPAILVEVGYITGDRDGKRLTDRLYQKRLARGISKGIEEYFKKNN